From a single Streptomyces misionensis genomic region:
- a CDS encoding NAD(P)/FAD-dependent oxidoreductase: MSTRHVAVVGAGPAGLAAAQAALAAGARVTLLDSADQPGGQYHRMLPEPYRATRPERLQHGWRAFDRRRRRVLGHPRCAWWPETSVWALERPDEPGVPRVHLLRGPADGGARGRLVLDPDALVLAAGAHDRVLPFPGWELPGVFTAGAAQALAKGERVVVGDRVVIAGTGPFLLPVAASLLEAGSRVLELLEANPAGTVARGWARRPWQLAAHGGKAGELAGYTALLLRHRVPCRVGRTVVAARGDGRVEEVVTARLRPDWSVVPGTERTVAVDALCVGHGFSPQLELPVAAGCALRGTPGAEFVAVDDDQLTSCPGVYAAGEITGVAGAPAARAEGALAGWLAAGGAVDAPALRPLRRARDQGRAFAARLAEAHPVGAAWPGWLRPDTVVCRCEETDYASLCRAAGNAVGRGSHVGKLESRAGLGPCQGRICGPTVAQLTARPAGRPAEGTPATGPRPPASGGPHHRPIAQPIRLGELAAAPAPVPDRSISRTRHPKTEQS; the protein is encoded by the coding sequence ATGAGCACGCGCCACGTGGCCGTGGTCGGCGCGGGACCCGCGGGTCTCGCCGCTGCGCAGGCCGCGCTCGCCGCCGGCGCCCGGGTCACCCTGCTCGACTCGGCCGACCAGCCCGGCGGGCAGTACCACCGCATGCTGCCCGAGCCCTACCGGGCCACCCGCCCGGAACGGCTCCAGCACGGCTGGCGGGCCTTCGACCGGCGGCGCCGCCGGGTGCTCGGCCACCCGCGCTGCGCCTGGTGGCCCGAGACCTCGGTCTGGGCCCTGGAACGCCCGGACGAGCCCGGGGTGCCACGGGTGCACCTGCTGCGCGGCCCGGCCGACGGCGGAGCCCGCGGCCGTCTGGTCCTCGACCCCGACGCGCTGGTGCTCGCCGCGGGCGCCCACGACCGCGTACTGCCCTTCCCCGGCTGGGAGTTGCCCGGGGTGTTCACCGCGGGCGCCGCGCAGGCGCTCGCCAAGGGCGAACGGGTCGTCGTCGGGGACCGGGTGGTCATCGCCGGTACCGGCCCCTTCCTGCTGCCGGTCGCCGCCTCCCTGCTGGAGGCGGGCTCCCGCGTGCTGGAACTGCTGGAGGCCAACCCGGCGGGCACCGTGGCCCGCGGCTGGGCCCGGCGCCCGTGGCAACTGGCGGCCCACGGCGGCAAGGCCGGTGAACTCGCCGGGTACACCGCCTTGTTGCTGCGGCACCGGGTGCCCTGCCGCGTCGGCCGCACCGTCGTGGCGGCGCGCGGTGACGGCCGGGTGGAGGAGGTCGTCACCGCACGGCTGCGCCCCGACTGGTCGGTGGTGCCGGGCACCGAGCGCACGGTCGCCGTCGACGCGCTCTGCGTCGGCCACGGCTTCAGCCCGCAGCTCGAACTGCCGGTGGCCGCCGGATGCGCGCTGCGCGGCACGCCGGGCGCCGAGTTCGTGGCCGTCGACGACGACCAGCTCACCAGCTGCCCCGGCGTGTACGCGGCCGGTGAGATCACCGGTGTCGCGGGCGCACCGGCCGCACGGGCCGAGGGCGCGCTCGCCGGATGGCTGGCGGCCGGCGGCGCGGTGGACGCCCCCGCGCTGCGCCCGCTGCGGCGCGCCCGGGACCAGGGCCGCGCCTTCGCCGCCCGGCTGGCCGAGGCACACCCCGTCGGCGCCGCGTGGCCCGGGTGGCTGCGCCCCGACACGGTCGTCTGCCGCTGCGAGGAGACCGACTACGCCTCGCTGTGCCGGGCCGCCGGGAACGCGGTCGGCCGCGGCTCCCACGTCGGGAAGCTGGAGTCGCGGGCCGGCCTCGGCCCCTGCCAGGGCCGGATCTGCGGCCCCACGGTCGCCCAGCTCACCGCCCGGCCGGCCGGCCGCCCCGCCGAGGGCACACCGGCGACCGGACCCCGGCCCCCGGCGTCCGGCGGCCCGCACCACCGGCCGATCGCCCAGCCCATCCGGCTCGGCGAACTGGCCGCCGCCCCCGCACCCGTCCCCGACCGGTCCATCTCCCGCACCCGACACCCGAAGACGGAGCAGAGTTGA
- a CDS encoding (2Fe-2S)-binding protein → MSPRRVRAECDGVGRRDRPLRFTVDGEPVDGIEGQTIAGALLAAGRLAWRQGRSGAPRGVFCGIGVCFDCLVTVGEERDVRACRRRVCDGDVVTTQSRRPGPGDAQRRHPAPPAEEGT, encoded by the coding sequence ATGAGCCCCAGACGCGTCCGCGCCGAGTGCGACGGCGTCGGACGGCGGGACCGGCCGCTGCGGTTCACCGTGGACGGCGAACCCGTCGACGGCATCGAGGGCCAGACCATCGCGGGCGCCCTGCTCGCCGCCGGCCGTCTCGCCTGGCGGCAGGGCCGCTCCGGCGCCCCGCGGGGCGTCTTCTGCGGCATCGGCGTCTGCTTCGACTGCCTGGTGACCGTGGGGGAGGAGCGCGACGTCCGCGCCTGCCGCCGCCGGGTCTGCGACGGCGACGTGGTCACCACCCAGAGCCGGCGCCCCGGGCCCGGCGACGCGCAGCGGCGGCACCCCGCCCCGCCGGCCGAGGAGGGCACATGA
- a CDS encoding NAD(P)/FAD-dependent oxidoreductase → MYGTRAVVLGAGIVGCACARELALAGFDVTVVERGAPASATTAHGEGNVLVSDKGPGPELELAQLSRALWPRVLAAAAERNAHAARAVEWEPKGGIVVATTDAGARELTRFAAAQRTAGVHTEDLDADALAAAEPYLTREAAAAVHYPQDAQVQPAAAAAALLTDALAAGAALRTDCEVLGAVTRGGRITAVRTSAGPLEADCFVNAAGPWSGRLATRLGAPVDIRPRRGDVLVTTPLPPTVFHKVYDADYVGAVGSGAADLRTSAVVESTRAGTVLIGSSRRRVGFDDRLRLEVLSAVAAKALRLFPALAGVPVMRAYGGFRPYVPDHLPVIGADPRMAGLWHVGGHEGAGIGLSVGSARLLRQLLLGEPTDMDTTPFRVDRPAVLGEHTSTTREETA, encoded by the coding sequence ATGTACGGAACACGGGCTGTGGTGTTGGGCGCCGGGATCGTCGGCTGTGCCTGCGCCCGCGAGCTGGCGCTGGCCGGGTTCGACGTCACCGTCGTCGAACGCGGCGCCCCCGCCTCGGCGACCACGGCGCACGGCGAGGGCAACGTCCTCGTCTCCGACAAGGGGCCGGGCCCCGAACTCGAACTCGCCCAGCTGTCACGGGCGTTGTGGCCGCGGGTGCTGGCGGCCGCCGCCGAGCGGAACGCGCACGCGGCACGGGCGGTGGAGTGGGAACCCAAGGGCGGCATCGTCGTGGCGACGACCGACGCCGGCGCCCGCGAGCTGACCCGCTTCGCCGCCGCCCAGCGCACCGCGGGCGTGCACACCGAGGACCTCGACGCCGACGCGCTCGCCGCGGCCGAGCCGTACCTCACCCGCGAGGCCGCCGCCGCGGTGCACTACCCGCAGGACGCCCAGGTGCAGCCGGCCGCCGCGGCCGCCGCGCTGCTCACCGACGCCCTCGCGGCGGGCGCCGCCCTGCGCACGGACTGCGAGGTGCTCGGCGCGGTCACCCGCGGCGGCCGGATCACCGCGGTCCGCACCTCGGCCGGCCCCCTGGAGGCGGACTGCTTCGTCAACGCCGCGGGCCCCTGGTCCGGCCGACTGGCCACGCGGCTGGGCGCCCCCGTGGACATCCGGCCCCGGCGCGGCGACGTCCTGGTGACCACGCCGCTGCCGCCGACGGTCTTCCACAAGGTCTACGACGCGGACTACGTGGGCGCGGTCGGCAGCGGCGCGGCCGACCTGCGGACCTCGGCGGTGGTGGAGTCCACCCGCGCCGGCACCGTGCTCATCGGCTCCTCCCGCCGCCGCGTCGGGTTCGACGACCGGCTGCGCCTCGAGGTCCTGTCGGCCGTCGCCGCCAAGGCGCTGCGCCTGTTCCCGGCGCTGGCCGGCGTCCCGGTGATGCGCGCCTACGGCGGCTTCCGCCCCTACGTCCCCGACCACCTGCCGGTCATCGGCGCCGACCCGCGCATGGCCGGACTGTGGCACGTCGGCGGCCACGAGGGCGCCGGCATCGGCCTGTCGGTGGGCAGCGCACGGCTGCTGCGCCAACTGCTGCTCGGTGAGCCGACGGACATGGACACCACCCCGTTCCGGGTGGACCGCCCGGCCGTGCTCGGCGAGCACACCAGCACCACCAGGGAGGAGACGGCATGA
- a CDS encoding helix-turn-helix domain-containing protein: MLAVNLRRARTRRGLSLSELSRRSKIGKATLSQLESGTGNPTIETVFSLSRVLQVPISDLLDARPAGELTVVRAAETEVLSGEGVDLRPLQRIESGDAVIEVFDQRVRAGRTQQSLGHVGTEHTIVQAGRLGVRVEREEVELGPGDYVRFDASRPHAYTALDGEVRSVLLLQYRAEQRLHLSDPGLGGTHPAAE, translated from the coding sequence ATGCTGGCGGTCAACCTGCGACGGGCCAGGACCCGGCGGGGGCTGTCGCTCTCCGAGCTGTCCAGGCGGTCGAAGATCGGCAAGGCGACGCTGTCGCAGCTGGAGTCCGGGACGGGAAATCCCACGATCGAGACGGTTTTCAGCCTGTCCCGGGTGCTTCAGGTGCCCATCTCCGACCTGCTGGACGCGCGGCCGGCCGGCGAGCTGACCGTCGTGCGGGCCGCCGAGACGGAGGTGCTCAGCGGTGAGGGCGTCGATCTGCGCCCGCTCCAGCGGATCGAGTCCGGCGACGCCGTGATCGAGGTCTTCGACCAGCGGGTGCGGGCCGGGCGCACCCAGCAGTCGCTCGGCCACGTGGGCACCGAGCACACCATCGTGCAGGCCGGGCGGCTCGGCGTGCGGGTGGAACGGGAGGAGGTGGAGCTGGGCCCCGGCGACTACGTGCGCTTCGACGCCTCGCGGCCGCACGCCTACACGGCGCTGGACGGCGAGGTCCGCTCGGTCCTGCTGCTCCAGTACCGGGCGGAGCAGCGGCTCCACCTGTCCGACCCGGGACTCGGCGGCACCCACCCGGCTGCGGAGTGA
- a CDS encoding protoporphyrinogen/coproporphyrinogen oxidase produces the protein MPDTDVDVAVVGAGISGLATAFHLTGTGRTVRVFEACARVGGRMAGRRHEGYVLDEGAEQIATRGYDATWRLIRAVGLAADAVVPVGGRIAIWRDGRAHADFGHPAGLLTGAGMSWRGRLSWLRFTASLALHKSRFDQAHPEATPLGDATIEEYARRHHPDLHDRLLQPLAGAFFGWRPDRSAIAPMASLLLAVGGAGERWVAYRDGMDTLARELAGRLDVVTGNAVVAVKPGPRTVRLDLADGTTVTAGRAVLAVPAPVALALHAELPDDEQPFLTASTYRPMLKVLCLLDRPLPSPTPRPSYALQVPAVDDRVFAGAILDHIKAPGRVPPGRGLVSLFASPYASTRLLTRSDAEIAAEVGARAERYLPGLTEATHTTLVVRWPNGLPEATPAALRLRRSFLDRPLRRVDYAGDWVALRPNSEGAVHSAAIAARRVLAAQRD, from the coding sequence ATGCCCGACACGGACGTCGACGTGGCCGTGGTCGGGGCCGGGATCTCCGGCCTGGCCACCGCTTTCCACCTGACCGGGACCGGCCGGACGGTACGCGTGTTCGAGGCGTGCGCCCGGGTCGGCGGGCGCATGGCCGGCCGCCGGCACGAGGGATACGTGCTGGACGAGGGCGCCGAGCAGATCGCCACCCGCGGCTATGACGCCACCTGGCGGCTGATCCGGGCGGTCGGCCTGGCGGCGGACGCCGTCGTCCCGGTGGGCGGGCGCATCGCGATCTGGCGCGACGGCCGCGCCCACGCCGACTTCGGCCATCCGGCGGGCCTGTTGACCGGCGCCGGGATGTCCTGGCGCGGGCGGCTGTCCTGGCTGCGCTTCACCGCGTCGCTCGCGCTGCACAAGAGCCGCTTCGACCAGGCCCACCCGGAGGCGACACCCCTGGGCGACGCGACCATCGAGGAGTACGCCCGCCGCCACCACCCCGACCTGCACGACCGCCTGTTGCAGCCGCTGGCGGGCGCGTTCTTCGGCTGGCGGCCGGACCGTTCGGCGATCGCCCCGATGGCCTCGCTGCTGCTCGCCGTCGGCGGCGCCGGAGAACGCTGGGTGGCCTACCGGGACGGCATGGACACCCTGGCCAGGGAACTGGCGGGCCGTCTGGACGTGGTCACCGGCAACGCGGTCGTCGCGGTCAAGCCGGGCCCGCGCACGGTACGCCTCGACCTGGCCGACGGCACGACGGTGACCGCCGGCCGCGCCGTACTGGCCGTGCCCGCGCCCGTGGCCCTCGCCTTGCACGCCGAACTCCCCGACGACGAGCAGCCGTTCCTGACGGCGAGCACCTACCGTCCGATGCTCAAGGTGCTGTGCCTGCTGGACCGCCCGCTGCCGAGCCCCACCCCGCGCCCCTCCTACGCCCTCCAGGTCCCCGCCGTGGACGACCGGGTGTTCGCCGGCGCCATCCTCGACCACATCAAGGCCCCCGGCCGGGTGCCCCCGGGCCGGGGCCTGGTCAGCCTCTTCGCCTCCCCCTACGCGTCGACGCGCCTGCTGACCCGCAGCGATGCCGAGATCGCGGCCGAGGTCGGGGCCCGTGCCGAGCGCTACCTGCCGGGCCTGACCGAGGCCACGCACACCACCCTCGTGGTCCGCTGGCCCAACGGGCTCCCCGAAGCCACCCCGGCCGCCCTGCGTCTGCGCCGCTCGTTCCTCGACCGCCCTTTGCGCCGCGTCGACTACGCCGGCGACTGGGTGGCCCTGCGCCCCAACAGCGAGGGGGCCGTCCACTCGGCGGCGATCGCGGCGCGGCGCGTGCTCGCGGCACAGCGGGACTGA
- a CDS encoding class I adenylate-forming enzyme family protein, with protein MRTLEPGLFFDALADRGSATRVCLSRSLDIPDGGRTEYRIEEIAALVTRAAGWLAALGVARGDRVAVIKPNHWDYVLLACAAARIGAVPALISGSLPPETLRLLLKRLDAAALVTTSDTLAAVRAAGTDPTALARRTLTLDGPAPGAVTVADVRGHRPPPPRRPDRDAPLAIMHTSGTTGVPKLVSHTTASLVHRIAAAEARRWPLVSSRPGDTVAQATSYAHGRGLTWTLSAFWLAPRTVVLLDGFDPERAGPVLRAHRPTVLEATPSAYVRWQPLAAAPDNPFRRVRLYISTFDAIHPPTVRAYLAATRRRLPLWVQVWGQSETGPLTFRCLTRRSVRPLGERHPTTRDLGRPVPGRTRLRVVDPATLRPVPRGEPGLVMARTAALCAGYVGEQERLRAKSAGRWFATGDLGVVTRSGRLRLLDREVDTVPVGSAAEIEDVLHDRLPEVVEAVVLGRAGGPPLPVLATRDGTLARDAWCRAVADLPPLAEPALVPLDRLPLTGTGKVRRQELRDRLLDGAAPYGTGHWT; from the coding sequence ATGAGAACCCTCGAACCCGGGCTGTTCTTCGACGCCCTGGCCGACCGCGGCAGCGCGACGCGGGTGTGCCTGAGCCGCTCGCTGGACATCCCGGACGGCGGCCGGACCGAGTACCGGATCGAAGAGATCGCCGCGCTCGTGACACGGGCCGCGGGCTGGCTCGCCGCCCTCGGTGTCGCGCGGGGCGACCGGGTCGCCGTGATCAAACCCAACCACTGGGACTACGTCCTGCTCGCCTGCGCCGCCGCCCGCATCGGCGCGGTGCCCGCGCTGATCTCCGGGAGCCTCCCGCCGGAGACCCTCCGGCTGCTGCTCAAGCGCCTCGACGCGGCGGCCCTGGTCACCACCTCGGACACGCTGGCCGCCGTCCGCGCCGCCGGGACCGACCCGACCGCCCTCGCCCGCCGCACCCTCACCCTCGACGGCCCGGCCCCCGGCGCCGTCACCGTGGCCGACGTGCGCGGCCACCGGCCGCCTCCGCCCCGACGCCCGGACCGCGACGCCCCGCTGGCGATCATGCACACCTCGGGCACCACCGGCGTCCCCAAGCTGGTCAGCCACACGACCGCCTCGCTCGTCCACCGGATCGCGGCGGCCGAGGCACGGCGCTGGCCGCTGGTGAGCAGCAGGCCCGGCGACACCGTCGCCCAGGCCACGTCGTACGCCCACGGACGCGGCCTCACCTGGACGCTGAGCGCGTTCTGGCTCGCCCCGCGCACGGTGGTGCTCCTCGACGGCTTCGACCCGGAACGCGCCGGGCCCGTGCTGCGGGCCCACCGCCCGACCGTCCTGGAGGCCACCCCCTCGGCCTACGTGCGCTGGCAGCCGCTCGCGGCCGCGCCGGACAACCCGTTCCGCCGGGTGCGCCTCTACATCAGCACCTTCGACGCGATCCACCCGCCCACGGTGCGCGCCTACCTCGCCGCCACCCGCCGCCGGCTGCCGCTGTGGGTGCAGGTGTGGGGGCAGTCCGAGACCGGGCCGCTCACCTTCCGCTGCCTCACCCGCCGCTCGGTGCGCCCGCTCGGGGAGCGGCACCCCACGACCCGCGACCTGGGCCGCCCGGTGCCCGGCAGGACGAGGCTCCGGGTGGTGGACCCGGCCACCCTGCGGCCGGTGCCGCGCGGCGAGCCCGGCCTGGTGATGGCCCGTACCGCCGCGCTGTGCGCGGGGTACGTCGGGGAGCAGGAGCGGCTGCGGGCCAAGTCGGCGGGCCGCTGGTTCGCCACCGGGGACCTCGGCGTCGTCACCCGGTCCGGCCGGCTGCGGCTGCTCGACCGCGAGGTGGACACGGTCCCGGTCGGCAGCGCCGCCGAGATCGAGGACGTGCTGCACGACCGGCTGCCGGAGGTCGTCGAGGCGGTGGTGCTCGGCCGGGCGGGCGGGCCCCCGCTGCCGGTCCTGGCGACCCGGGACGGCACGCTCGCGCGCGACGCCTGGTGCCGGGCCGTGGCCGATCTGCCGCCGCTCGCCGAGCCCGCGCTCGTGCCCCTGGACCGGCTGCCGCTCACCGGGACCGGCAAGGTCCGGCGGCAGGAGCTGCGGGACCGACTGCTCGACGGCGCGGCGCCGTACGGCACCGGCCACTGGACCTGA
- a CDS encoding UbiA family prenyltransferase — MAGELHPGIPTADPARVIALRPGRPARARLAAYARLAKLGMVDYYLSLLVVISLTPLSCPGLDAPSWWASAAFLLGEVCLVSAAVAYDDITGYRDGSDAANYGTDPLVRRLARKPLLAGVLTERDALRFARAALAAGALLWAAVLALAPHRPVWAVLGVVLAAFFVPQYSWGLRLGHHGLQEVFLAAVGWAFVLPLHGLLTGTATGLAAVEAFLFGLGPLLFGVYSNTNDIAGDRAVGRPTAACLLSRRGNAALIAALSVLETAVIVAAALLGAAPWWFPLVLLPVTAARAAQFTVGMVRGDVLRGRLIGIRAHRVLVAALVTANLLAAACSAQTGT, encoded by the coding sequence ATGGCCGGTGAGCTGCATCCCGGCATCCCCACCGCGGACCCGGCCCGCGTCATCGCGCTCCGTCCCGGCCGGCCCGCGCGCGCCCGGCTGGCCGCCTACGCCCGGCTGGCCAAGCTCGGCATGGTCGACTACTACCTGAGCCTGCTCGTCGTGATCTCGCTGACTCCTCTGAGCTGTCCAGGACTTGACGCTCCGTCATGGTGGGCGTCGGCGGCGTTCCTGCTCGGCGAGGTGTGCCTGGTGAGCGCGGCCGTCGCGTACGACGACATCACCGGGTACCGGGACGGCAGCGACGCCGCCAACTACGGCACGGACCCGCTGGTGCGCAGGCTCGCCCGCAAGCCGCTGCTGGCCGGCGTCCTGACCGAGCGGGACGCCCTCCGCTTCGCCCGCGCGGCGCTCGCCGCCGGTGCCCTGCTCTGGGCGGCGGTCCTGGCGCTCGCGCCCCACCGGCCGGTGTGGGCCGTGCTCGGCGTCGTGCTCGCCGCCTTCTTCGTCCCCCAGTACTCGTGGGGCCTGCGGCTCGGCCACCACGGGCTCCAGGAGGTGTTCCTCGCCGCCGTCGGCTGGGCCTTCGTACTGCCGCTGCACGGCCTGCTGACCGGCACGGCCACCGGCCTCGCCGCCGTCGAGGCGTTCCTGTTCGGCCTGGGCCCGCTGCTGTTCGGCGTGTACTCGAACACCAACGACATCGCCGGCGACCGCGCCGTGGGCCGGCCCACCGCGGCCTGCCTGCTCTCCCGCCGCGGCAACGCCGCCCTCATCGCCGCGCTCTCCGTCCTGGAGACCGCGGTGATCGTCGCGGCGGCCCTGCTGGGGGCAGCGCCGTGGTGGTTCCCGCTGGTCCTGCTGCCCGTGACGGCGGCCCGCGCCGCGCAGTTCACCGTCGGCATGGTGCGCGGCGACGTCCTGCGCGGCCGGCTGATCGGGATCCGGGCGCACCGAGTGCTCGTCGCCGCGCTGGTGACGGCCAATCTGCTGGCCGCCGCCTGCTCCGCACAGACGGGAACATGA
- a CDS encoding MFS transporter, which translates to MTTTQPRRPASPKGRPNDQPPLITRPLLLRFVSLVGGSASYYLLLSVVPLYATRSGSGGNGAGTTTGALMLATVVGEFAAPWFIGRLGHRVALGAGLLLLGAPALALTLYSGIGWITAVCLLRGAGFALTVVAGGALTASLIPDARRGEGLALVGVVSSVPSLLGLPLGVWLVSRVGYGPVGVAAGACALLAILSVPGLPEREVTAGPRIGIRDGLRDPALVRPAALFAVTALAAGIVVTFLPLAVPSGSAGVVAVALFVQPAGATAARWVAGRQGDRRGPSRLVVPGLAVSAAGMLVTAYTHSAVAVVVGVALFGIGFGVTQNATLTLMYKRVPRSGYGTVSALWNIAYDAGMGVGAVGFGLLAQRAGYSWGFVCTAALIALTLPPAWRDRAADRSTALTP; encoded by the coding sequence ATGACCACCACCCAGCCGCGGCGCCCGGCCTCGCCGAAGGGCCGCCCCAACGACCAACCCCCGCTGATCACACGCCCGTTGCTGCTCCGCTTCGTGAGCCTGGTCGGGGGTTCGGCGAGCTACTACCTCCTGCTGTCGGTCGTCCCCCTCTACGCGACGCGCTCCGGGTCCGGCGGCAACGGTGCCGGGACGACCACGGGCGCCTTGATGCTGGCCACGGTCGTCGGCGAGTTCGCGGCGCCGTGGTTCATCGGACGCCTCGGCCACCGAGTCGCCCTCGGTGCGGGCCTGTTGCTGCTCGGCGCGCCCGCCCTGGCCCTGACCCTGTACTCCGGCATCGGCTGGATCACGGCGGTCTGTCTGCTGCGCGGCGCGGGCTTCGCCCTGACGGTCGTGGCGGGCGGGGCGCTGACCGCCTCGCTGATCCCCGACGCCCGCCGGGGCGAAGGGCTGGCACTGGTCGGCGTCGTGTCGAGCGTGCCCTCGCTGCTGGGACTGCCCCTGGGCGTCTGGCTGGTCTCCCGGGTGGGGTACGGACCGGTGGGCGTGGCCGCCGGCGCGTGTGCCCTGCTGGCGATCCTGTCGGTGCCGGGGCTGCCCGAGCGGGAGGTGACGGCGGGACCGCGGATCGGTATCCGCGACGGCCTGCGCGACCCCGCCCTGGTCCGGCCCGCCGCCCTGTTCGCGGTCACCGCGCTGGCCGCCGGGATCGTGGTGACCTTCCTGCCGCTCGCCGTGCCCTCCGGGTCGGCCGGGGTGGTGGCCGTCGCCCTGTTCGTGCAGCCCGCCGGGGCGACCGCGGCCCGCTGGGTGGCCGGCCGGCAGGGCGACCGCAGGGGACCGTCCCGGCTGGTCGTGCCGGGGCTCGCCGTCTCGGCCGCGGGGATGCTCGTCACGGCGTACACCCACAGCGCCGTCGCGGTCGTCGTCGGTGTCGCCCTCTTCGGCATCGGCTTCGGCGTCACCCAGAACGCCACGCTGACCCTGATGTACAAGCGGGTCCCCCGGTCCGGGTACGGCACCGTGAGCGCCCTGTGGAACATCGCCTACGACGCGGGCATGGGCGTCGGTGCCGTGGGCTTCGGCCTCCTCGCCCAACGGGCCGGGTACTCCTGGGGATTCGTCTGCACCGCCGCGCTGATCGCCCTCACCCTGCCGCCCGCGTGGCGCGACCGTGCCGCCGACCGGAGCACGGCTCTCACCCCCTGA
- a CDS encoding PLP-dependent aminotransferase family protein codes for MSPEWSNAPSELLVALDRDSGEPLRTQVERQVREAVRTGRLRVGERLPPSRELAVALGLSRGLVQEAYAQLRAEGYLVARVGSGTRVAAGACPPPAPSSPPAERPSLLADFRWGVPDLGAFPLSDWMWALREAARRMPVAEWDYGDPRGNVVLREVVAGYARRVRAAAANPEHTVVCSGYAQGLSLTLRALARDGVRVVAYEDPGSPATVRAAASAAGLDAVPVPVDEQGLDVGALAATGARAVVVTPAHQWPTGVVLGPERRRALIAWAAARDGVVVEDDYDAEFRYDREPVGALQGLAPDRVVSIGTVSKSLAPALRIGWLLCPPALTDTLVSLKHVSDRGSPVLDQLALARMIESGRFDRHLRRMRTAYGARRAALLAAVAEHAPGVAVTGLAAGFHAVAQLPEGADEDAVVAAARARSVGLYGMGACRAARTPAPPRLVLGFGNVGERAVTAGIAAVGDLLTGRGTPGRS; via the coding sequence ATGTCTCCCGAGTGGTCCAATGCGCCGTCGGAACTGCTCGTCGCGCTCGACCGTGACAGCGGGGAACCGCTGCGGACGCAGGTGGAGCGCCAGGTGCGCGAGGCGGTGCGCACCGGCCGGCTGCGGGTGGGCGAGCGGCTGCCGCCGTCGCGTGAACTCGCCGTCGCGCTCGGGCTGTCGAGGGGGCTGGTGCAGGAGGCGTACGCCCAGCTGCGGGCCGAGGGCTATCTGGTGGCGCGGGTGGGCTCCGGCACCCGGGTGGCCGCCGGTGCCTGTCCGCCGCCCGCGCCGTCGTCGCCGCCCGCCGAACGGCCGTCGCTGCTGGCCGACTTCCGCTGGGGCGTACCGGACCTCGGTGCCTTTCCGCTGTCCGACTGGATGTGGGCGCTGCGGGAGGCGGCCCGGCGGATGCCGGTGGCGGAGTGGGACTACGGCGATCCACGGGGCAACGTGGTGCTGCGGGAGGTGGTCGCCGGGTACGCGCGCCGGGTGCGCGCGGCGGCGGCCAACCCGGAACACACCGTCGTCTGCTCGGGATACGCCCAGGGTCTGTCGCTGACGTTGCGGGCCCTCGCGCGCGACGGGGTGCGCGTGGTGGCCTACGAGGACCCCGGCTCCCCCGCCACCGTCCGGGCGGCCGCGTCCGCCGCGGGACTCGACGCGGTCCCGGTGCCGGTGGACGAACAGGGCCTCGACGTGGGGGCGTTGGCGGCCACCGGCGCGCGTGCGGTCGTCGTCACTCCGGCGCACCAGTGGCCGACCGGGGTGGTGCTGGGGCCAGAGCGGCGACGGGCCCTGATCGCCTGGGCGGCGGCGCGGGACGGCGTGGTCGTCGAGGACGACTACGACGCCGAGTTCCGCTACGACCGGGAACCGGTCGGAGCCCTTCAGGGCCTCGCGCCGGACCGGGTCGTCTCCATCGGCACCGTCAGCAAGTCCCTGGCGCCGGCGCTGCGGATCGGCTGGCTGCTGTGTCCGCCCGCGCTCACGGACACGCTGGTGTCGCTCAAGCACGTCAGCGACCGCGGCTCACCGGTCCTCGACCAGCTGGCGCTCGCCCGGATGATCGAGTCGGGCCGCTTCGACCGGCATCTGCGGCGGATGCGGACGGCCTACGGGGCTCGGCGCGCCGCGCTGCTGGCCGCCGTCGCGGAGCACGCCCCCGGGGTGGCCGTCACCGGCCTCGCCGCCGGCTTCCACGCCGTGGCCCAGCTGCCCGAGGGGGCCGACGAGGACGCGGTCGTCGCCGCCGCCCGCGCCCGCTCCGTCGGCCTCTACGGCATGGGTGCCTGCCGCGCCGCGCGGACACCCGCCCCGCCCCGGCTCGTCCTGGGCTTCGGCAACGTGGGCGAGCGCGCCGTCACCGCGGGCATCGCCGCGGTCGGCGACCTGCTCACCGGTCGCGGCACACCGGGCCGCAGCTGA
- a CDS encoding GNAT family N-acetyltransferase gives MEDLGAVPWPPAPIRTDRLVLRASEARDRPAFVELLSSPEVHTYLGGPRPRAELERELPEVPERWPGSFVVDLGGAMIGQVLLRRATGHRRPAAAGKADLGYLFLPRAWGSGYAAEACAAALGWLADALPGEPVVLTTQSANAGSMRLAARLGFTEVERFEAWEAEQWLGMRPPRTPSG, from the coding sequence ATGGAAGACCTGGGAGCCGTGCCATGGCCGCCCGCGCCGATCAGGACCGACAGGCTCGTGCTCCGCGCGTCCGAGGCACGGGACCGTCCCGCGTTCGTCGAACTGCTCTCCTCACCCGAGGTGCACACCTACCTCGGCGGCCCCCGGCCGCGTGCCGAGCTGGAGCGCGAACTGCCCGAGGTGCCCGAGCGGTGGCCCGGCAGCTTCGTCGTCGATCTCGGCGGGGCGATGATCGGTCAGGTCCTGCTCCGGAGGGCGACGGGACACCGGCGCCCGGCAGCCGCGGGAAAGGCCGACCTCGGCTATCTGTTCCTGCCGCGGGCGTGGGGGTCCGGGTACGCCGCCGAGGCGTGCGCGGCGGCACTGGGCTGGCTCGCCGACGCGCTGCCCGGCGAGCCGGTGGTGCTCACCACGCAGAGCGCCAACGCCGGTTCGATGCGCCTCGCGGCGCGGCTGGGGTTCACCGAGGTGGAGCGGTTCGAGGCCTGGGAAGCCGAGCAGTGGCTCGGCATGCGGCCCCCGCGCACGCCGTCCGGTTGA